In one Butyrivibrio proteoclasticus B316 genomic region, the following are encoded:
- a CDS encoding NUDIX domain-containing protein, with protein sequence MADFTWLKNSVPDQLPVKQVYGIAFSADNLVVLRIEDGKYKLTGGKPENAETFEETLKREYIEELNIELEDIHYLGYLLVEDNSDKYAQVRMIAKIKDIYESHIDPATGKVYGRELVAADRVKDYLKYSDRAGNEMIDDAVQLAQVRYFQRI encoded by the coding sequence ATGGCTGACTTTACATGGCTTAAGAATTCTGTTCCTGACCAGTTACCGGTAAAACAGGTTTATGGAATAGCATTTTCAGCAGATAACCTGGTTGTCTTGAGGATTGAGGACGGAAAATACAAATTGACCGGTGGAAAGCCTGAAAATGCTGAAACTTTTGAAGAGACATTGAAACGGGAATATATTGAAGAACTAAATATTGAACTGGAAGATATCCATTATCTTGGGTATTTATTGGTGGAGGATAATTCGGATAAGTATGCTCAGGTAAGAATGATAGCGAAGATAAAAGATATTTATGAGAGTCATATTGATCCGGCTACAGGAAAAGTGTATGGGAGAGAGCTGGTAGCTGCTGATAGGGTAAAAGATTACCTTAAGTATTCTGATCGTGCAGGCAATGAAATGATTGATGATGCGGTACAACTTGCACAAGTAAGATATTTTCAAAGAATATGA
- a CDS encoding methylated-DNA--[protein]-cysteine S-methyltransferase: MKTREEALSYGLSFPDTYQEAPFHDRNWQLIRVKKSRKAFLWTYEKDGFINLNLKVDPQWRDLWRKTYTAVLPAYHQNKEHWNTVVLDGSIPDDVIKRMIAESYDLVTDSPTKRIYEAVKKIPKGKVATYADVAEMAGDRKMARAVGNALHKNSDPSTIPCHRVVNSKGELAGEYAFGGAWKQGQILQSEGVEIVGNKVNLEKYRFRKNT, encoded by the coding sequence ATGAAAACAAGAGAAGAAGCATTAAGCTACGGCTTGTCTTTTCCTGACACATATCAGGAGGCACCATTTCATGACCGTAATTGGCAGCTTATCAGGGTAAAAAAATCCAGGAAAGCCTTTCTGTGGACATATGAAAAAGACGGTTTTATCAATTTGAATCTGAAGGTGGATCCACAGTGGCGAGACCTTTGGAGGAAAACATATACAGCTGTACTTCCTGCATATCATCAGAACAAGGAGCACTGGAACACTGTTGTTTTGGATGGATCGATTCCTGATGATGTCATAAAAAGAATGATCGCAGAGAGCTACGATCTAGTCACAGATTCACCTACCAAAAGAATTTATGAAGCGGTCAAGAAAATTCCCAAAGGGAAAGTTGCTACATATGCTGATGTTGCTGAGATGGCGGGAGATAGGAAAATGGCAAGAGCAGTTGGAAATGCTCTTCACAAAAATTCTGATCCGAGCACAATTCCCTGCCATCGAGTTGTCAATTCAAAGGGTGAACTTGCAGGTGAATATGCCTTTGGCGGAGCATGGAAGCAGGGGCAGATACTTCAAAGTGAAGGCGTTGAGATCGTTGGAAATAAGGTGAATCTGGAAAAATACAGATTTAGAAAAAACACTTGA
- a CDS encoding class I SAM-dependent methyltransferase: MKMGSSNDKEAVKAQYASSKSLDTRINFHNMYSTNKMGFGPWLISNYEIKEGMRVLELGAGTGDMWNGHDDLITKCDKLVLSDFSEGMLDTARKNIGERANVEYKQIDVQNIPLEDNSFDIVIANMMLYHVPDIGKAISEIRRVLRDDGVFYSATYGEHNFNDIIAEWFGLIGESYDPNHLFTLQNGGDVLGKEFAEIEVRRYEDSLHVTNVDDLADYLQSLKALHGIGTMGRDEILRMLSAHEENGVINLQKEYGTFIARGVK, encoded by the coding sequence ATGAAGATGGGAAGCAGTAACGATAAAGAAGCAGTAAAGGCTCAGTACGCATCATCCAAAAGCCTCGATACCAGGATCAATTTTCACAACATGTATTCAACCAATAAGATGGGCTTTGGCCCCTGGCTCATATCTAACTATGAGATAAAAGAGGGAATGAGAGTTCTCGAGCTTGGCGCTGGCACAGGCGACATGTGGAATGGACATGACGACCTTATTACAAAGTGTGATAAGCTGGTTTTATCAGACTTTTCCGAAGGAATGCTTGATACAGCCAGAAAGAATATTGGAGAGCGTGCAAACGTAGAATACAAGCAGATTGACGTTCAGAATATACCTCTCGAAGATAATTCTTTTGACATAGTAATTGCTAATATGATGCTCTATCACGTGCCGGATATAGGTAAGGCAATCAGCGAGATCAGAAGAGTCCTTAGGGACGATGGCGTATTCTACAGCGCTACATACGGCGAGCACAATTTCAACGATATTATAGCTGAGTGGTTTGGCCTTATTGGTGAGAGCTATGATCCTAACCATCTCTTTACCCTTCAGAATGGAGGAGATGTTCTGGGAAAAGAGTTTGCAGAAATAGAGGTGCGTCGCTACGAGGATTCTCTTCATGTGACTAATGTGGATGACCTTGCGGATTACCTTCAGAGTCTCAAGGCCCTTCACGGAATCGGAACTATGGGAAGAGATGAGATACTGAGGATGTTGTCAGCCCATGAAGAAAATGGCGTCATCAATCTGCAGAAGGAATATGGAACATTTATAGCTCGCGGAGTTAAGTAA
- a CDS encoding ABC transporter ATP-binding protein → MSYIEVNNLKKDFIVKKKHEKGKLLREKEIVNALKGVSFSVEKGELVGYIGPNGAGKSTTVKVLSGILTPDSGEVTVGGIVPWKERKRHVKNIGVVFGQRSQLWWDVPIVDSYSLLRDIYRITKGDYEDRLKELAGALQLEPLMRTPLRLLSLGQRMRAELCGSLLHRPELLFLDEPTIGLDAVSKLALREFLKWENNEYGTTIMLTTHDMEDIEALCSRVMVLGHGKKLFDGKLQDLLERYDTVRNVNIKYDGEISDLRLPEGTSFRRTEDGIELSYDPSKLSTSKLLGLLQEAGNISELTLQPENTDHMIAAMYKELDL, encoded by the coding sequence ATGAGCTATATTGAAGTTAATAATTTAAAGAAGGATTTTATTGTAAAAAAGAAACATGAAAAAGGGAAACTTTTGAGGGAAAAAGAAATCGTGAATGCCCTTAAAGGAGTTTCTTTTTCTGTTGAAAAGGGAGAACTTGTAGGATATATCGGCCCTAATGGGGCAGGTAAGTCAACTACAGTCAAGGTCCTTTCAGGAATTCTGACGCCGGATAGCGGAGAAGTAACAGTTGGAGGCATAGTGCCATGGAAAGAGAGAAAAAGGCATGTTAAGAACATCGGAGTAGTGTTTGGTCAGCGAAGCCAGCTCTGGTGGGATGTTCCCATAGTCGACAGCTACTCGCTTCTTAGGGACATCTACAGAATTACCAAGGGAGATTATGAAGACAGGTTAAAAGAGCTGGCTGGCGCACTCCAGCTTGAGCCTCTCATGAGGACGCCTTTAAGGCTTCTCAGCCTTGGGCAAAGAATGAGAGCAGAGCTGTGCGGATCACTTCTCCACAGGCCGGAGCTATTGTTTCTGGATGAGCCAACCATCGGACTTGATGCGGTAAGTAAGCTTGCTCTCAGGGAGTTCCTTAAGTGGGAAAACAATGAGTATGGCACAACAATCATGCTAACAACACATGATATGGAAGATATCGAGGCACTTTGTTCTAGAGTTATGGTACTTGGTCATGGCAAGAAACTCTTTGACGGAAAGCTTCAGGATCTTCTTGAGCGTTATGATACAGTTCGCAATGTAAATATTAAATATGACGGAGAAATAAGTGATTTAAGACTTCCTGAGGGGACCAGCTTCAGGCGCACAGAAGATGGGATAGAACTTAGCTATGATCCATCTAAGCTTTCTACTTCGAAGCTTTTGGGATTATTACAGGAAGCGGGGAATATCAGTGAGCTTACCCTGCAGCCTGAGAATACTGATCATATGATTGCAGCCATGTACAAAGAACTGGATTTATGA
- a CDS encoding ABC transporter permease: MSYFTVFKMRLRMELQYRGAMIGGIACQMFFGLILVALYRALYAGKPQTLPIESVATYVWLQQAFFRMMLASDSELVDKIRSGDIAYDMCRPVDMYGFYYARIMAQKFMGSLMRAVPMLVMAFLLPKGWGMNLPASLPGLLYAIPALLLGLLCVCALENITVAFTMKTLDPRGMQGLLNLLMMTFSGNLFPLTLFPESWQKVITFLPYAQLLDAPIRLYTGGYLPYEAFRIYALQAFWVVILIALGVAMWNANKRRMIVQGG, translated from the coding sequence ATGTCATACTTTACAGTTTTTAAAATGAGGCTTCGAATGGAGCTCCAATATAGAGGGGCAATGATTGGAGGAATTGCCTGTCAGATGTTCTTTGGCCTTATTCTGGTAGCTCTTTACAGGGCGCTTTATGCAGGTAAGCCTCAGACACTTCCAATTGAAAGTGTAGCTACCTATGTCTGGCTGCAACAGGCTTTTTTCCGGATGATGCTGGCATCTGATTCAGAACTTGTGGACAAGATAAGATCAGGAGATATAGCTTATGATATGTGCCGCCCTGTGGATATGTACGGCTTTTACTATGCCAGGATAATGGCGCAGAAGTTCATGGGAAGTCTCATGCGGGCAGTGCCGATGCTGGTAATGGCATTTCTTTTGCCAAAAGGGTGGGGAATGAACCTGCCTGCATCACTGCCTGGATTATTATATGCGATACCCGCTCTGTTGCTTGGACTATTGTGCGTCTGCGCTCTTGAAAATATCACTGTGGCATTTACCATGAAAACCCTTGATCCAAGAGGAATGCAGGGACTTCTTAATCTTTTGATGATGACTTTTTCAGGAAATCTTTTCCCACTGACTCTTTTTCCTGAAAGTTGGCAGAAGGTTATTACTTTTTTACCCTATGCACAGCTTCTTGATGCCCCCATCAGACTGTATACGGGCGGATATTTACCTTACGAGGCATTCAGGATTTATGCCTTGCAGGCTTTTTGGGTAGTAATTCTTATTGCGCTTGGCGTAGCAATGTGGAACGCCAACAAGAGACGGATGATTGTTCAGGGTGGCTAA
- a CDS encoding ABC transporter permease produces MNTLRLYFKSIGMLLKSHLQYPSSFIMQTLAQLVMEGGEMMVVILIVDRFESLKGWSGGNLYFFFGIMSVSFYLTELFGRGITGDFPSMVRTGRLDTFLVRPRGVLTQVLCGGTDPRRITCIAVGIVALIMGSSLSGIVWSPLKVLVLIESIAMSCLLILGLFMIEAIFSIFSVKSVELVNAITYGGRSACQYPIDIYPLPLRALFTIVAPFALTMHVPASWILDKPLYGWPSWTAFVTPLSGAIVFAVMTALFHLGMRHYRSTGS; encoded by the coding sequence ATGAATACTTTGAGATTATATTTTAAGTCAATAGGAATGCTGTTAAAAAGCCACCTTCAGTATCCAAGCTCTTTTATCATGCAGACTCTCGCACAGCTTGTTATGGAAGGCGGTGAGATGATGGTGGTTATTCTTATTGTCGACAGATTCGAGAGTTTGAAGGGATGGAGCGGTGGAAATCTGTATTTCTTTTTCGGAATAATGTCAGTATCTTTTTATCTCACGGAGCTATTTGGAAGAGGAATCACCGGAGACTTTCCGTCTATGGTTAGAACGGGGCGACTTGACACTTTCCTTGTAAGGCCAAGAGGCGTACTTACCCAGGTTTTATGCGGAGGAACAGACCCCAGAAGAATCACCTGCATAGCTGTGGGCATTGTGGCACTTATAATGGGAAGCAGCCTGTCCGGGATAGTCTGGAGTCCCCTTAAGGTGCTTGTTTTGATTGAATCTATTGCTATGAGCTGCCTTCTGATATTGGGACTATTTATGATCGAGGCGATCTTTAGTATTTTTAGCGTCAAATCGGTGGAGCTTGTAAATGCCATAACCTATGGCGGTCGAAGCGCCTGCCAGTATCCAATTGATATATACCCTCTGCCACTTAGAGCTCTTTTTACCATTGTTGCACCATTTGCTCTTACAATGCATGTCCCGGCTTCGTGGATACTTGATAAACCCCTCTATGGCTGGCCTTCCTGGACAGCTTTTGTTACGCCGCTATCAGGAGCTATAGTATTTGCGGTAATGACAGCACTTTTTCATTTGGGGATGAGGCATTACAGATCTACGGGTAGTTGA
- a CDS encoding helix-turn-helix transcriptional regulator, with protein MNDSKITKKQYLNVARKFGLTKRELELGYLKVSGFSNRRIAYMLGISEQTVKNHFTSIYEKAWVPGHKEFKDLFLTQ; from the coding sequence ATGAATGATTCCAAAATAACCAAAAAGCAATATCTTAATGTTGCCCGCAAATTTGGGCTTACCAAGAGAGAACTGGAGCTTGGTTATTTGAAAGTGTCCGGGTTTTCTAACAGAAGAATAGCTTACATGCTCGGAATTTCGGAGCAGACTGTCAAAAACCATTTCACTAGCATATACGAAAAAGCATGGGTGCCCGGGCACAAGGAATTTAAGGATTTGTTTCTGACCCAGTAG
- a CDS encoding YitT family protein has protein sequence MKKIALIKEIIILTLATAMISASVFFFLMPSHASVSSIAGLAIVLANFIPLSVSAITLIINVFLLILGFITCGPEFGYKTVYTAMLMPVIIGVFEKAFPDFTSFTGDATLDVICYIFFVSIGISILFNRNASSGGIDIIAKILNKYLRIDLGKAMSIAGLCVAASSLLAYDTKTLILSILGTYFNGVIIDHFIFDQKLKRRVCIVSPFEKEIREFILNELHSGATIYKAIGAYRMQAHNEIITIVDKSEYQKLMAFVDKVDPNAFVTVYKVSEMQYMSKTLPERIFEN, from the coding sequence ATGAAAAAGATAGCACTAATAAAAGAGATAATAATTCTGACGTTGGCAACAGCTATGATTTCCGCGTCAGTTTTCTTTTTTCTGATGCCGAGTCACGCATCTGTCAGCAGCATAGCAGGATTGGCTATAGTTCTGGCTAATTTTATCCCATTATCAGTTTCCGCGATAACCTTGATAATAAATGTATTTCTTTTGATATTAGGTTTTATTACCTGCGGACCTGAATTCGGGTACAAGACAGTTTATACAGCAATGCTGATGCCGGTGATAATTGGAGTATTTGAGAAAGCTTTTCCTGACTTTACATCTTTTACCGGTGATGCCACTCTTGATGTTATTTGCTATATATTTTTTGTCAGCATTGGAATATCGATTCTCTTTAACAGAAATGCATCCTCAGGGGGAATTGATATCATAGCCAAGATACTTAACAAATATCTTAGAATTGACCTGGGAAAAGCAATGTCGATTGCTGGCCTTTGCGTTGCGGCATCTTCGCTTCTTGCTTATGATACCAAAACATTGATACTGAGTATTTTGGGAACATATTTTAATGGTGTGATCATTGATCATTTCATTTTCGACCAGAAGCTTAAGAGGAGAGTTTGCATTGTTTCTCCTTTTGAAAAAGAAATACGTGAATTCATATTAAATGAGCTTCATAGTGGTGCAACTATTTATAAAGCAATAGGCGCATACCGCATGCAGGCTCACAATGAGATCATTACCATTGTGGATAAGAGCGAATATCAGAAACTGATGGCTTTTGTCGATAAGGTTGATCCTAATGCATTTGTTACTGTATATAAGGTCAGTGAAATGCAGTACATGTCTAAAACTCTTCCTGAGAGAATTTTTGAAAATTGA
- a CDS encoding HAD hydrolase-like protein yields MNNNKIAVIFPGMGYHSDKPLLYFSKRLARENNYEIIEVNYEFPYKAREIMNDKARMKEAFEIAVSQIKEQLSQIDFGMYSDVVFIGKSIGTALAAHFDKELQVGARHIVFTPVPQTFEMLRENAGIVFHGLSDPWCPSDIAKKKCDELQLELITIDNANHSLETDSPLKDIDNLRSIMKKVRQFIKEYRVIMFDLDGTLTDSGRAITSSVEFALSHFGITDQPREKLQTFIGPSLYDSFVREYGMNDEDCNRAVALYRSIYEKERMYDVDIYDGIPQLLAALKERGLTVFLITSKPLVFAEKILEKIGLSKYFDHMVGPDLSDHSSDKKRLIENAITTYELEKNDCVMIGDTAYDIKGASDAGIDSIAVTYGYGNTEEMLNNGATHLAASARKVCDILRV; encoded by the coding sequence ATGAACAATAACAAGATTGCAGTAATATTCCCGGGAATGGGCTATCACAGCGATAAGCCGCTTCTTTATTTTTCCAAGAGGTTAGCCCGCGAAAATAACTATGAAATAATCGAAGTAAACTACGAGTTTCCTTACAAGGCCCGTGAGATCATGAACGATAAGGCCAGGATGAAGGAGGCTTTTGAAATTGCTGTTTCTCAGATCAAAGAACAGCTCTCCCAGATAGATTTTGGAATGTACAGCGACGTTGTTTTTATAGGAAAGAGTATTGGAACTGCTCTTGCTGCACATTTTGATAAAGAGCTTCAGGTAGGCGCAAGGCATATCGTTTTCACTCCTGTTCCTCAAACCTTCGAAATGCTTAGGGAAAATGCAGGAATTGTTTTCCACGGACTAAGTGATCCCTGGTGTCCGTCAGATATTGCCAAAAAAAAGTGTGATGAGCTTCAACTTGAACTTATAACCATAGATAACGCGAACCACTCTCTTGAAACTGATTCACCCTTAAAAGATATAGATAATCTAAGGAGCATCATGAAGAAAGTCAGACAGTTTATCAAGGAATATAGGGTGATCATGTTTGATCTTGACGGAACACTCACAGACTCCGGAAGAGCAATAACATCTTCTGTCGAGTTTGCTCTTTCCCACTTTGGAATTACAGATCAGCCCCGCGAAAAGCTTCAAACCTTCATCGGACCATCTTTGTATGATTCATTTGTAAGAGAATATGGGATGAACGACGAAGACTGTAATAGAGCAGTTGCCCTCTACAGGAGCATATATGAAAAAGAGCGCATGTATGACGTCGATATTTATGACGGTATCCCGCAGCTTCTTGCCGCACTTAAGGAGCGTGGTCTTACAGTATTCTTAATTACCAGTAAGCCCCTTGTCTTTGCAGAAAAAATCCTTGAAAAGATCGGGCTTAGTAAATATTTTGACCATATGGTAGGTCCGGATCTTTCTGACCATAGTTCAGACAAAAAGCGTCTCATAGAAAACGCCATAACAACCTATGAACTTGAAAAAAATGACTGCGTAATGATTGGTGATACTGCCTATGATATAAAAGGGGCTTCCGATGCCGGAATAGACAGTATTGCCGTAACTTACGGCTACGGCAATACTGAGGAAATGCTAAATAATGGTGCAACTCATCTGGCTGCATCAGCCAGAAAAGTCTGTGATATCTTGAGAGTGTAA
- a CDS encoding LytTR family DNA-binding domain-containing protein, translating into MKIDIRKIESGEDSISIRYKEITPEIQRIIGILEKSDHKLWGKTEKGTVSISIHDLLYLESVDDKLFAYTGNLVARIDGSLSAFMTDVADDSFFRCSKSMVINVGRVKALKSLSSNRIDATMESGEHIIISRRYASDFRRLLKGGR; encoded by the coding sequence ATGAAGATAGATATTCGGAAAATTGAATCAGGCGAAGATAGCATTTCGATTCGGTACAAGGAGATAACTCCTGAGATTCAGAGAATAATCGGTATTTTGGAAAAGAGCGATCACAAACTCTGGGGAAAAACGGAAAAAGGTACTGTCAGCATTAGTATCCACGATCTTTTGTATCTTGAATCCGTTGATGACAAGCTCTTTGCCTATACCGGGAATCTGGTTGCCAGAATAGACGGAAGCTTAAGTGCCTTTATGACAGATGTGGCGGACGATAGCTTCTTTAGGTGCAGCAAGTCTATGGTTATCAACGTTGGCAGGGTTAAAGCCTTAAAGAGCCTGTCTTCCAACAGAATTGACGCAACTATGGAAAGCGGAGAGCACATAATTATTTCAAGAAGATATGCGTCTGATTTCAGAAGATTACTGAAAGGAGGCAGATAA
- a CDS encoding DUF3021 family protein, whose translation MKERKRVSLWELYLTKEISIEFKACLYFFAFLFFYCMYRVIGGVYDASILHMTELILACYIIGYIQVYLLWNFDEADKLGGKEILGIALCTAVYTAISWLFNWFDKNIIATALFAAYILLVYFCVYLVYKYKRIIDDKKLNEDLKLFQTRHKSE comes from the coding sequence ATGAAGGAACGAAAAAGAGTATCCTTGTGGGAACTCTATCTTACGAAGGAAATTAGTATTGAATTCAAAGCCTGCCTGTATTTCTTTGCATTTCTGTTTTTCTACTGCATGTACAGAGTGATAGGCGGTGTGTATGATGCCAGTATTCTGCATATGACTGAGCTGATACTTGCCTGCTATATAATCGGGTATATTCAGGTATATCTTTTGTGGAACTTTGATGAAGCGGATAAGCTTGGAGGAAAAGAGATACTCGGAATCGCATTGTGCACTGCAGTATATACCGCTATTTCATGGCTCTTTAACTGGTTTGATAAGAATATTATTGCGACGGCTCTTTTTGCTGCATATATCCTTTTGGTATACTTCTGTGTTTATCTGGTATACAAATATAAACGGATAATCGATGATAAAAAACTAAATGAAGATCTTAAGCTTTTCCAGACACGACATAAAAGTGAATGA
- a CDS encoding ABC transporter ATP-binding protein has translation MKENVIEISHLTKSYGKNRGVIDVSLNVQEGDIFGFIGPNGAGKSTTIRSMLGFLKINSGSIRILGMDSVRDHEKILREVGYMPSEAWFYDSMRVADVIKYAADVRGLDCSMEAQKLCERLKVDTKKRVKELSLGNRKKVSIVCAMQHKPRLFIFDEPTGGLDPLMQKKFFELINEYVSQGATCLLSTHVLSEVDKYCKTAAIMREGRLTMLDTPHIDDETFLSFYEEEEE, from the coding sequence ATGAAAGAAAACGTGATTGAAATAAGCCATCTCACAAAAAGCTATGGCAAGAACAGAGGAGTTATAGATGTTTCTTTAAACGTTCAGGAAGGCGATATATTTGGTTTTATTGGCCCGAATGGCGCTGGTAAATCCACAACGATCCGCTCAATGCTGGGATTTCTCAAGATTAATTCGGGCAGCATCAGGATACTTGGCATGGATAGTGTCAGGGATCACGAAAAGATACTAAGAGAGGTTGGCTATATGCCATCTGAAGCCTGGTTCTATGACTCTATGAGAGTAGCGGATGTGATCAAATACGCTGCAGACGTGCGCGGACTTGATTGTAGCATGGAAGCGCAGAAACTCTGCGAGAGACTTAAAGTAGATACCAAAAAGAGGGTAAAAGAGCTGTCTCTTGGCAACAGGAAAAAAGTAAGCATAGTCTGTGCAATGCAGCATAAACCGAGGCTCTTTATATTTGATGAACCCACAGGCGGCCTTGATCCTCTTATGCAGAAAAAGTTTTTCGAGCTCATAAATGAATACGTTTCTCAGGGGGCGACATGTCTTTTATCTACCCATGTATTGTCAGAAGTTGATAAATACTGCAAAACCGCTGCAATAATGCGTGAAGGAAGACTTACAATGCTCGATACTCCACACATAGATGATGAGACGTTTCTGAGCTTTTATGAGGAAGAGGAGGAATAA
- a CDS encoding ABC transporter permease subunit, which yields MKSVLKREILLNMKSLLIWSLSVGILGLTCILLYQSMEGEMKDMADAFSNMGAFSEAFGMSTLSIASLKGYFATEIGAVHGLGSSMFAAIIAITIISKEEDAHTGEFLFSLPLSRSRIIFAKAICVAVMLLVFTVICTLFYLVGFIVLGEEMPMDQFMTFMARQLLMDAEVAGICFGLSSLAGKNRLGLGLGMALMFYAYDVIGRVVPDLKDYLFIGPFSYANASEIFTDADFPIKAILFGVLLLLCGLTFAFYNFNRRDLAS from the coding sequence ATGAAATCGGTATTAAAAAGAGAAATCCTGCTAAATATGAAAAGTCTGCTGATCTGGAGCTTATCTGTAGGAATCCTGGGTCTTACCTGCATTTTGCTATATCAATCTATGGAAGGAGAGATGAAGGACATGGCTGATGCTTTTTCTAACATGGGAGCTTTCTCTGAGGCCTTTGGAATGAGCACACTTAGTATTGCCAGCCTGAAAGGATACTTTGCAACAGAAATTGGCGCAGTCCACGGACTTGGAAGCTCCATGTTTGCTGCTATCATAGCTATTACGATCATTTCCAAAGAAGAGGATGCACACACCGGAGAGTTTTTGTTTTCGCTTCCTCTTTCACGCAGCAGGATAATATTCGCTAAGGCAATCTGCGTAGCTGTGATGCTCCTGGTTTTTACAGTTATCTGCACACTTTTTTACCTGGTAGGATTTATAGTTCTGGGTGAGGAAATGCCTATGGATCAGTTTATGACGTTTATGGCAAGGCAGCTTCTCATGGACGCAGAAGTAGCAGGAATCTGCTTTGGGCTCTCATCCCTTGCCGGCAAGAACAGACTAGGACTTGGCCTTGGAATGGCTCTCATGTTCTATGCTTACGATGTGATTGGAAGAGTAGTTCCTGACCTCAAAGACTATCTTTTTATAGGGCCATTTTCCTACGCTAACGCCTCCGAAATCTTTACAGATGCAGACTTTCCCATCAAGGCTATCCTCTTTGGAGTTCTCCTTCTTCTCTGCGGCCTGACATTTGCCTTCTACAACTTTAACCGAAGAGACCTCGCTAGCTGA